A part of Thermomicrobiales bacterium genomic DNA contains:
- a CDS encoding glycosyltransferase family 1 protein, whose protein sequence is MRRVDLAVDASRSDSAERTGTEWYSFELLRAMAAIDEGPAMTYYHREFRPDWPSGSHVDHELIRMPRLWTHAGLSLRMLRDRPAALFVPSHVIPVIHPRASIATIHDLGYLHEPEAHDQASRLMLDRTTRWNGRVASRLIAVSATTRDDLIRHYGVRPGKIAVVHSGIDHQRFRRHDPSATLSHAGITRPYLLFLSTVQPRKNVVRLVEAFEQLDNHDLHLVIGGRSGWMSDPIERRLKQSPRSDRIIRLGYVPDELVPALYAGAAAFVHPALYEGFGLGILEAMASGAPVVTSNVGSMPEVSGDAAILVDPHDVRSIRDGILAALDPANRVDLVERGARRAAGFTWERTAQLTLDVIAEARRGRN, encoded by the coding sequence ATGCGACGGGTTGACCTCGCGGTTGATGCCAGCCGTTCTGACTCGGCCGAGCGGACCGGAACCGAGTGGTACTCGTTTGAGCTTCTGCGCGCGATGGCCGCCATCGACGAGGGGCCGGCAATGACGTACTACCATCGCGAGTTCCGGCCGGACTGGCCCTCCGGCTCGCATGTGGATCACGAGCTCATCCGGATGCCGCGGCTCTGGACTCATGCCGGCCTCTCGCTGCGGATGCTTCGCGACCGGCCGGCGGCGCTCTTTGTTCCATCCCACGTCATCCCGGTCATTCACCCGCGAGCCTCGATCGCGACGATCCACGACCTCGGTTACCTGCATGAGCCTGAGGCGCACGACCAGGCATCCCGGCTGATGCTCGACCGCACGACTCGCTGGAACGGTCGTGTTGCCAGCCGTCTCATCGCAGTCTCCGCCACGACACGTGACGATCTGATTCGTCACTATGGGGTGCGGCCCGGCAAGATTGCGGTCGTCCACTCCGGCATCGACCACCAGCGATTTCGCCGCCACGATCCATCGGCCACGCTTTCGCACGCCGGAATCACGCGTCCATATCTACTGTTCCTCAGCACAGTTCAGCCGCGGAAGAACGTCGTTCGTCTTGTCGAAGCATTCGAGCAGCTCGACAATCATGACCTGCATCTCGTTATCGGCGGACGATCGGGCTGGATGAGTGACCCGATCGAGCGTCGTCTGAAACAGAGCCCCAGGAGCGACCGCATCATCCGGCTCGGCTATGTTCCCGACGAACTCGTGCCGGCCCTGTATGCGGGCGCGGCGGCGTTCGTCCATCCGGCGCTCTACGAGGGGTTCGGGCTTGGGATCCTCGAGGCGATGGCCTCCGGCGCGCCAGTCGTAACCAGCAACGTCGGCAGCATGCCGGAGGTATCGGGCGACGCTGCGATTCTCGTCGACCCGCATGATGTTCGCTCCATCCGCGACGGCATCCTCGCAGCGCTTGATCCCGCGAACCGAGTCGACCTGGTCGAGCGGGGCGCGCGTCGTGCCGCCGGCTTCACCTGGGAACGAACAGCCCAGCTGACGCTCGACGTGATCGCGGAGGCGCGACGTGGGCGCAACTGA
- a CDS encoding glycosyltransferase family 9 protein — protein MTTLAHMIRDAGLVVAAGVSPRATSAGDTVLVMQPDHLGDILLSQPAVRLLRQQLPDVRLVAVVGSWSSDIARMAWPVDDIVTVEFPGFTRAATRDPSAPYRKLKSAARSLARLNAGIAIVLRPDAWWAAWLGSLVASEVITSDDPRASRFATRQALLVDDEHAALRAARIVAEWVGGELPSPVTAPLSIPPCKSARDGTTSLLRAAGIDSSYVVIHPGSGAAVKLWPESRWRQVIDASRNQGVSVVVTGSDGERDLCDRITSGVDAVSLAGQTNIAGLLEIMRGATLAIGADSGPMHLAVAAGTPTIHLFGPSDPCRYGPWGDPVRHRIISAGWRCPRCGDLSPGRPAGCGCMLAITPEAVIATIDSLLSTHATG, from the coding sequence ATGACGACTTTGGCACACATGATTCGCGACGCGGGGCTTGTCGTTGCAGCCGGAGTATCGCCACGCGCGACGAGCGCTGGCGACACCGTGCTTGTCATGCAGCCGGATCATCTTGGAGACATCCTCCTGTCGCAGCCGGCGGTCCGCTTGCTCCGGCAGCAATTGCCGGATGTTCGCCTTGTCGCCGTCGTCGGCAGCTGGTCGAGCGACATTGCACGTATGGCGTGGCCAGTCGACGATATCGTGACAGTCGAATTTCCCGGGTTTACGCGCGCCGCCACCCGTGATCCGAGCGCGCCGTACCGGAAGCTGAAGTCGGCGGCCAGATCACTGGCTCGCCTGAATGCGGGAATCGCGATCGTCCTGCGCCCGGACGCATGGTGGGCGGCCTGGTTGGGGTCGCTCGTGGCCTCCGAGGTCATTACGTCGGATGATCCTCGCGCGAGCCGGTTTGCAACTCGTCAGGCACTCCTTGTCGACGACGAGCACGCAGCTCTGCGGGCGGCCAGGATCGTCGCTGAATGGGTCGGAGGTGAACTGCCTTCGCCGGTGACAGCCCCGCTCTCGATACCACCATGCAAGTCGGCTCGTGACGGCACGACGTCCCTCTTGCGCGCGGCCGGCATCGACAGCAGTTATGTCGTCATCCATCCGGGTTCCGGCGCCGCTGTCAAGCTCTGGCCGGAGTCTCGCTGGCGGCAGGTGATCGATGCCTCGCGGAATCAGGGGGTCTCGGTCGTCGTGACCGGCAGCGACGGGGAACGTGATCTCTGCGATCGCATCACCTCGGGCGTCGATGCGGTAAGCCTCGCCGGCCAGACGAACATCGCGGGACTCCTGGAAATCATGCGCGGAGCAACCCTCGCCATCGGCGCCGACAGCGGGCCGATGCACCTGGCCGTTGCGGCCGGGACGCCAACGATCCACCTCTTTGGCCCAAGCGACCCGTGCCGCTACGGCCCATGGGGTGACCCTGTACGTCACAGAATCATCTCGGCTGGCTGGCGATGCCCGCGGTGCGGCGATCTCAGCCCCGGTCGGCCAGCCGGCTGCGGTTGCATGTTGGCAATCACACCCGAGGCTGTTATCGCCACGATCGACTCGCTGTTGAGCACCCATGCGACGGGTTGA